A region from the Flavobacterium enshiense genome encodes:
- a CDS encoding SBBP repeat-containing protein, translated as MNKQYYFILLLILGCLPAAWGQNDLLLNWANALRHNNICGGAIYGSDIKRDASGNTYVTGSFQNTADFDPSAGVANLTSAGAWDIFLAKYDASGNYVYAKALGGFFWDQSAGLAVDVSGNVYITGYFSGTADFDPSAGVANLISAGGSNDIFLAKYNASGNYVYAKKIGGTSDDVGTAIAVDGNGNAYVTGYFSDTVDFDPSAGVANLSSAGIEDIFLAKYNSSGNYLYAKSLGGASSDSGSGIVVDGSGNAYITGSFFETVDFDPSAGVANLTSAGYKDIFFAKYNSSGNYVYAKSLGGADFDGGGGIAVDTNGNAYITGSFSETVDFDPSAGVANLISVGGSDDIFLAKYNASGNYVYAKSFGDEGSDWGSCVVVDGSGNAYITGGFQYTVDFDPSAGVANLRSAGWNDIFLAKFDAAGNYMYANALGGLQHDNGSGIAVDGSGNAYVTGGFCYIADFDPSAATANLISGGGQDNCFIGKYSSTGNYIWAKSLGGYDSLPDYAEGHGITRDALGNTYVVGIFTGTVDFDPSGEVANLVSFDGMYDIFFAKYDASGNYVFAKSFGGSGQQFGNSIAIDGSGNIYITGNFASTTDFDPSAGVANLSSSGQGDIFLAKYDVSGNYVYAKKLGGADHDEDRCIVVDASGNAYVTGFFSGTADFDPSAGVANLSSAGQRDIFLAKYDSSGNYVYAKKIGGASSDESHDIAIDTGGNAYITGYFQNTVDFDPSAGVANLVSAGDQDAFLAKYDTSGNYVYAISIGGTSSELGRGIAVDGNGNTYVTGFFRGEADFDPSAGVANLTSTGGYSDVFLAKYDSSGNYVYAKKIGGTYGVDSRDIAVDGSGNAYLTGSFAGTVDFDPSAGVANLKGSGWAEIFIAKYDGSGNYVYAKSMGGYGEDIGYSLAIDGVGNIYITGSFQNTADFDPSVSTYNLTTLHNKAIFVARYNETGTTMGVNDFVLNNLKLYPNPVTDIMNIENEQTISTVEVYSITGQRVLVKTVNAISASIDMSGLNEGMYLVKVVADDAVKAIKVIKK; from the coding sequence GGAGCAATTTATGGGTCCGATATCAAAAGAGACGCTTCGGGAAATACCTATGTTACGGGGAGTTTTCAAAATACTGCCGATTTTGATCCATCTGCAGGTGTAGCTAACTTGACTAGTGCCGGGGCTTGGGATATTTTCCTGGCGAAGTACGATGCCTCTGGGAATTACGTGTATGCGAAAGCCTTAGGAGGATTTTTTTGGGATCAGTCTGCTGGTCTTGCAGTAGACGTCAGCGGGAATGTATATATTACGGGATATTTTTCTGGAACCGCTGATTTTGACCCTTCTGCGGGCGTGGCTAATTTGATTAGTGCCGGAGGTAGTAATGACATTTTCCTTGCGAAATATAATGCTTCGGGCAATTATGTGTATGCTAAAAAGATTGGGGGAACAAGTGATGACGTAGGTACGGCTATTGCGGTAGACGGCAACGGGAATGCTTATGTAACGGGATATTTTTCTGACACCGTTGATTTTGACCCTTCTGCTGGTGTGGCTAACCTGAGCAGTGCCGGGATTGAGGATATTTTCCTGGCGAAATACAATAGTTCGGGCAATTATTTGTATGCGAAATCCTTAGGGGGGGCATCTTCTGACTCAGGTAGCGGTATAGTGGTAGACGGCAGTGGCAATGCTTATATTACAGGATCTTTTTTTGAAACCGTTGATTTCGACCCATCTGCGGGTGTGGCAAACCTGACTAGTGCCGGATATAAGGATATTTTCTTTGCGAAATACAATAGTTCGGGTAATTATGTGTATGCTAAATCCTTAGGGGGGGCAGATTTTGACGGAGGGGGTGGTATAGCGGTAGACACCAACGGAAATGCTTACATAACAGGTAGTTTTTCTGAAACCGTTGATTTTGACCCATCTGCAGGTGTCGCCAACTTGATTAGTGTCGGAGGGAGTGACGATATTTTCCTGGCGAAATACAATGCCTCGGGCAATTATGTGTATGCGAAATCCTTTGGGGATGAAGGATCTGACTGGGGTAGCTGTGTAGTGGTAGATGGCAGTGGAAATGCTTATATTACAGGTGGTTTTCAGTATACCGTAGATTTTGACCCATCTGCTGGTGTGGCTAACCTGAGAAGTGCCGGATGGAATGATATTTTCCTGGCGAAATTTGATGCTGCGGGTAATTATATGTATGCGAATGCCTTGGGAGGATTACAGCATGACAATGGTAGTGGTATAGCGGTAGACGGCAGCGGTAATGCTTATGTAACGGGTGGGTTCTGCTATATTGCTGATTTTGACCCTTCTGCAGCGACAGCAAACCTGATATCCGGTGGGGGCCAGGATAATTGTTTTATTGGAAAATATAGCAGTACCGGGAATTATATATGGGCCAAAAGTTTGGGAGGCTATGATAGTTTACCTGATTACGCTGAAGGGCATGGTATAACCCGAGATGCTTTAGGTAATACCTATGTAGTGGGAATTTTTACAGGGACTGTTGATTTTGACCCATCTGGTGAGGTGGCAAACCTTGTAAGTTTTGACGGTATGTATGATATTTTCTTTGCAAAATATGATGCTTCGGGTAATTATGTGTTTGCAAAATCTTTTGGTGGTTCGGGTCAACAGTTTGGAAATAGTATTGCCATAGATGGCAGTGGGAATATATATATTACGGGAAATTTCGCTAGCACAACTGATTTTGACCCATCTGCTGGTGTGGCTAACCTGAGCAGTTCCGGACAGGGTGATATTTTCCTGGCGAAATACGATGTTTCGGGGAATTATGTGTATGCGAAAAAGCTTGGGGGAGCAGATCATGACGAAGATCGTTGTATAGTGGTAGACGCAAGCGGAAATGCTTATGTGACAGGTTTTTTTAGTGGTACTGCTGACTTTGACCCTTCTGCTGGTGTGGCTAACCTGAGCAGTGCCGGACAGCGTGATATTTTCCTGGCGAAATATGATAGTTCGGGCAATTATGTGTATGCGAAAAAAATTGGTGGAGCATCTTCTGACGAGAGTCATGATATTGCGATAGACACCGGCGGAAATGCATATATTACAGGATATTTTCAAAATACTGTAGATTTTGACCCATCTGCAGGTGTGGCGAACCTTGTCAGCGCTGGAGATCAAGATGCTTTCCTGGCGAAATACGATACTTCGGGCAATTATGTTTATGCGATTTCCATTGGAGGGACATCTTCTGAGCTAGGTCGTGGTATAGCGGTAGATGGCAACGGAAATACATATGTTACAGGATTTTTTCGAGGGGAGGCCGATTTTGACCCTTCTGCTGGCGTGGCTAACTTGACTAGTACCGGCGGATATTCTGATGTTTTTCTTGCGAAATACGATTCTTCGGGGAATTATGTGTATGCAAAAAAGATAGGGGGAACATATGGTGTCGACAGTAGGGATATTGCGGTAGACGGTAGTGGGAATGCTTATCTGACGGGTTCTTTTGCGGGTACTGTTGATTTTGATCCTTCTGCTGGTGTGGCTAACCTGAAGGGTTCAGGGTGGGCTGAAATTTTTATCGCAAAATACGATGGTTCGGGGAATTATGTGTATGCAAAATCAATGGGAGGGTATGGTGAAGATATTGGTTATTCTCTGGCTATCGACGGCGTAGGAAACATTTATATCACAGGTTCTTTTCAAAATACCGCCGATTTTGATCCTTCTGTATCTACTTATAATTTAACAACGCTGCATAATAAAGCTATTTTTGTGGCTCGTTATAACGAAACAGGCACTACAATGGGAGTAAATGACTTTGTTTTAAATAACCTGAAATTATATCCGAACCCGGTTACAGATATAATGAATATTGAGAACGAGCAAACAATTTCTACTGTTGAGGTTTACAGTATTACGGGCCAAAGAGTTTTGGTTAAGACTGTAAACGCGATATCGGCTTCTATTGATATGTCTGGTTTGAACGAAGGAATGTATTTAGTTAAGGTTGTTGCTGATGATGCTGTTAAAGCAATTAAAGTGATTAAAAAATAA